Below is a genomic region from Kryptolebias marmoratus isolate JLee-2015 linkage group LG12, ASM164957v2, whole genome shotgun sequence.
TCTGTGGATCTATCtagcaaacagaaaagtgacaaaatgcacacacagcCCTACATGCCACCTCCCCCCCCAAAGGGGCCTACCCTGGGAATCCGTTCCCAAGCAGCTCACTGTCTGGCAAGTCCATGAACACGGAGGGACACCTACGGAGACAGGTCAGGATCTCACTGAGAAAACCTCGCAACCCACGAGCACGCTAACAAACCCACAATTCACCACAGCAAACATGGCCCCTGACGTTACCCCCTTCACCTGCAGTTTTTACTCCTCTTTatctgttttcactttattcaagcaaaccaaaaatatttaacattctCACTGATTCATTTTGGTTGATATCTAATATTCTAACcatgtccttttttaaattttaataacttttctCTGCTTattagcttgtttttaaaattgctgCTTTAATGCtgttctatatatatattttacttaaaCACACAACTACAAAAGCATATTTGTTTCGTTTAACGTCAAACTTgtgcaaaaaacatttgtttgaatgcatttttctgctaaaacaCCCAAAAGGTAATTGATCACCTTCGCAATTGCctggatgaaaaacaaacaaataaaaacaaaaagctgttcgGAAGAACACCAGTCAAATCTTTGACTGATTTTTACCCAAATCAGCATAATTTGAGTTTGCAGTACCTGCACTCAACATGGGGATGATTCTACGAATAtcaattttatttcataataatTATAATGCTCACCAAATCTGAACAAGCttgacatttttgtcttgaGCAGAAACAATCAAACTTTATAAAATGAGTACTAAGGGTTGCTAACATGAGTGGAGGTCACTGAAGTAAGTGTGAGGAATACTTACGGGGTAACGCAGATGAACTTTGTCTTCAAATATGGCTGGGTAACTGttattgaagaaaaataaagttaacaaaTAACATCAAGCATTGGAATAAAGCTCCAACCAGGAAATAACGAGTGTAAAAAACAATTCCTTCAAACTGTACAGATATCACGAAGAACAAGACGTACTGCTCATCGAGTCTCCACCAGCCTCTGGTTCATGAGCTGCTTCTGGCCTGCAGTATTTCCCAAAAGCATCCTCTTTGGGAATATCAGGGTACAGATAAACGAGAGGGGAAACCAGAATGTTGGTGGCATCCATGATCTTGTAGCCCATGATGATGTCAGCGAAAGACAtgctgctgagctgctgcttggTGTACGGCTCCACTGACTGGATCTGAGTCtttcctaaaaacaacagatggaAAATCAGcgccacaacaaaaacaaagatttaaaatcctaaaaaccTTATAATGTTTGGAGCTCCAGGACCACTCACCACCGATGTCCTTTTCCACCCATGTAAATGTGATGCCCCCCTCCTTGCTGCTCTCGCTGAAGCGCAGCAGGAAAGTGCCGGGAGGCTTTGGACTCAGAatggctctctctctctccttgcTGATAAAACCCATGATGTACCTGTTAACAGGGAAACAGGGAATTGATTAATACttgcagaattttaaaaaacagcctcTCCATTATAACACCAAAATGATTTCCACAGCgtaacaggaagtaaacaaacagtttaCAGTTCCAGCTGCTGCTTGGGGACCAGAGTCTAAATAAAGGACGACCTCTCACCCTTCATTCCACAGTGCAAGGATATACTTCTTCACCAGGTCGATGATGTTGTCCAACCATACCCAGAAGGAGAAGCCTTTGCCAGCCATGTTTTCCTGAAGAAAacataaaccaataaaaactcacaaaaagcCAAACCATGTCAGGAAACCAGCCCGAGGTGTTTTTGGTTATAAACTGAAGTACCTTACAGAACTTGGCCCACGTTATTTGGCATCCAGAGTAGTTGACACAGGGTCCTAAATGCCCAGTGAGGAAAGAAAATACATGAGTATTTTTGAATAAACAAGTTTAGAAGCTTCTTTTGTTTCGGGGCTCATCATTTTACCAAGTAGTTTCTCAGCCAGGGTGGTCAGCTGCTCGATGGTCAGGCCTCTCTTTGTGGTTGAGGAGAACTGCCAGCTCAGCACCTCAGCCACCTGGTCCCAGGTCCCCACTGGAGGCTTGGTGAAGAAGTTCACATTCTGTGCAAGGAGACCAAAACGTAAGACGTGAGAACCTCACAGCTActccacaaaaaaaatgctgctgagTTGATGTTGTCCCTTTGCAGAGTTCGGACCCTTTCCACAAGGGGGTGCTGTCTTACCTTTGGGTGATTGGTGAGCATGTTGTACCACAGGATGGACGCCCAGGCGTTGGGCATCTGGCAGATGTTTGAAATAACTACCACAGGCAGCGAATGAGTCTGCAGGCAAggacaactttattttaaacatgtgtattttgtttttttttcttttgttgaaacattttgttccaCTGACTTTACTGACATTCACTCAGAACTCAACACAGTGATGTTATTCATTATTTCAGGAGTTCTTCAAGATGTCCCCCAGCATGTTTAACAATTTAACACAGATAcagtaagaaaacagaaaatgaataaatgataaaattctCTATTTATAAAGCGAAGGCCGAGTATCAACAACTGATTGTGGCTAAAAGGTTTAGGGTTTGTTTGGCTCTCCTTGTGTTGGAACATtgcactttaaattttattttaacaaaaaatactgTCACTTATGCTccagacagttttacaaactgtaTTAAACTAAATAGTTATCTAAATTTAAGACACTAGTggtaatttatttactttttaaacatgtaGCTCACTCACTAATCAACAGGAAAGGTTAAAAAGTCTAACCTTGCCTCGGTCTAAACCTGCTGATTACTCTACAGCCGTGTAACAAGGATGAGGTCAAAGCTGCGCTGATGAAGGAGGCTTATCTGAGACAAGATCTTATCTAAATGCTGAGGTGGAAACAGACCGGAGGCTGGAAACTTTGTAAATTACTCAGTTTTTGTGACTAAGCATCAAGACATCTTTCACTGCGGTTTAAGAATGTTGCTTAATGTTCGGTGACTTAAAGTATCTTTTGAAAGCAAATTTAGGACCAGAAGCGTCTTCAGGTTCTTGAAATAAACCGGAGATGCTCACCTCCAGATCTATTTTCAGGCCCTGATGGTAGACTTCCGTCTCAAAGGTGACGAGGTGGAGTTCCTCTGTTACAATCAGAGAGGCCTGGagaaagcagatgttttttaaGCGCTAACTGGATGATAATCAACCCAAACTCCTCGTAAACCTCAAATGCCAATAAAGATAGGACTTACATCGCTATTGGTTCGGCCACCGTTGCCACATCTTTGTTCTCGTAAGGTctgcaacaaacaggaagtcagtgcTCCACAGAAGACCTCTATCAATTCACCTGATCACTTCTAACCAGCGAGAGGTTTGCTTCTAACGCTCACCAAGTGTTTGAACTCTGCCGAAAGGCTCCCGTTGTTAGACTCCTCCATGTTCATGACTTTTGTGTTAGTGCCAAGGATGTTAAACTTTCGTGCTCTGGGAAGACAGtcgtaaaacaaaacagtcagacTAACGGGCACTCGATGCTTTGGCTTTCAAACGGTGCTCCTGAAGCCTTACCCTCTGATTGCAGCTACATCCCCAGtttctctgaaaaataaacaagtcaaATCAGTGACGCAGTCATCTTTGCTAAGattctttattaaaatcaaactccagcttgaaaagaaaaaactcactTGTCAATGCAGACTTTAATTTTCAGCTGGTAATTGAGTTCAGGAAACTTTACCAGTAAccttgaaaaataaagcaaaggaagacaggaagagaaatTACTGGCAAATAGattattgctattttttaatcattaggAATACCTTAAATGTTACTATAAAATGTTTATGCATGTTTCAGTGTTCTAAAACTGAATCTTACCTGACTTTAGTTGTGAACTGCACTCCTGTTTTTATGACCAGAGGCCTGTCTGGATGCATGGGCATACACGGCTGCCTTTCAACCACAAAGGCactaaaaagacacaaagatcAGGTTTCAGAGACTTCCAGCAAACATAAGCgaaaaactaaactttcatattgttttttgtcagcTATACGGGAAAAATCAATAATCTCCAGTACTTCTTCATCAGGTTTCTGAACAGGTCCACGATCTTTTCCTCCAGGGCGGGCCGGTGCTGAATGATGGGGTCTCCTTTGTAGGACACCTTCTGCTGAAGCTCCTCCAGCTTCTTGATCTGTTGACGAATCTGGAGCTGAGACTCGGCCAAGGATGTGATCCTGATCAGAAAATCAAATTCAGGTCAAACATGTTACAGAATAAACACAGCTGGATGAAAACACCGCAACATATTGTACATCCAGATGctttattcaataaataaaacaaaagtaaagacCAAGACAGTTGGATACAC
It encodes:
- the stat3 gene encoding signal transducer and activator of transcription 3 isoform X1 — protein: MAQWNQLQQLETRYLEQLYHLYSDSFPMELRQFLAPWIESQDWAYAANKESHATLVFHNLLGEIDQQYSRFLQENNVLYQHNLRRIKQHLQSKYLEKPMEIARIVARCLWEEQRLLQNATTASQNGQAAHPTGTVVTEKQQILEHNLQDIRKRVQDMEQKMKMLENLQDDFDFNYKTLKSQGELSQDLNGNSQAAATRQKMAQLEQMLSALDQLRRQIVTEMGGLLTAMDYVQKNLTDEELADWKRRQQIACIGGPPNICLDRLETWITSLAESQLQIRQQIKKLEELQQKVSYKGDPIIQHRPALEEKIVDLFRNLMKNAFVVERQPCMPMHPDRPLVIKTGVQFTTKVRLLVKFPELNYQLKIKVCIDKETGDVAAIRGARKFNILGTNTKVMNMEESNNGSLSAEFKHLTLREQRCGNGGRTNSDASLIVTEELHLVTFETEVYHQGLKIDLETHSLPVVVISNICQMPNAWASILWYNMLTNHPKNVNFFTKPPVGTWDQVAEVLSWQFSSTTKRGLTIEQLTTLAEKLLGPCVNYSGCQITWAKFCKENMAGKGFSFWVWLDNIIDLVKKYILALWNEGYIMGFISKERERAILSPKPPGTFLLRFSESSKEGGITFTWVEKDIGGKTQIQSVEPYTKQQLSSMSFADIIMGYKIMDATNILVSPLVYLYPDIPKEDAFGKYCRPEAAHEPEAGGDSMSITQPYLKTKFICVTPCPSVFMDLPDSELLGNGFPGTNSGNTSDLFLMSPRTLDSLDSLMPSDAEANQGPLGQSLTLHTHEGWNDSITLNMDVASPM
- the stat3 gene encoding signal transducer and activator of transcription 3 isoform X3; this encodes MAQWNQLQQLETRYLEQLYHLYSDSFPMELRQFLAPWIESQDWAYAANKESHATLVFHNLLGEIDQQYSRFLQENNVLYQHNLRRIKQHLQSKYLEKPMEIARIVARCLWEEQRLLQNATTASQNGQAAHPTGTVVTEKQQILEHNLQDIRKRVQDMEQKMKMLENLQDDFDFNYKTLKSQGELSQDLNGNSQAAATRQKMAQLEQMLSALDQLRRQIVTEMGGLLTAMDYVQKNLTDEELADWKRRQQIACIGGPPNICLDRLETWITSLAESQLQIRQQIKKLEELQQKVSYKGDPIIQHRPALEEKIVDLFRNLMKNAFVVERQPCMPMHPDRPLVIKTGVQFTTKVRLLVKFPELNYQLKIKVCIDKETGDVAAIRGARKFNILGTNTKVMNMEESNNGSLSAEFKHLTLREQRCGNGGRTNSDASLIVTEELHLVTFETEVYHQGLKIDLETHSLPVVVISNICQMPNAWASILWYNMLTNHPKNVNFFTKPPVGTWDQVAEVLSWQFSSTTKRGLTIEQLTTLAEKLLGPCVNYSGCQITWAKFCKENMAGKGFSFWVWLDNIIDLVKKYILALWNEGYIMGFISKERERAILSPKPPGTFLLRFSESSKEGGITFTWVEKDIGGKTQIQSVEPYTKQQLSSMSFADIIMGYKIMDATNILVSPLVYLYPDIPKEDAFGKYCRPEAAHEPEAGGDSMSITQPYLKTKFICVTPTNSGNTSDLFLMSPRTLDSLDSLMPSDAEANQGPLGQSLTLHTHEGWNDSITLNMDVASPM
- the stat3 gene encoding signal transducer and activator of transcription 3 isoform X2, which produces MAQWNQLQQLETRYLEQLYHLYSDSFPMELRQFLAPWIESQDWAYAANKESHATLVFHNLLGEIDQQYSRFLQENNVLYQHNLRRIKQHLQSKYLEKPMEIARIVARCLWEEQRLLQNATTASQNGQAAHPTGTVVTEKQQILEHNLQDIRKRVQDMEQKMKMLENLQDDFDFNYKTLKSQGELSQDLNGNSQAAATRQKMAQLEQMLSALDQLRRQIVTEMGGLLTAMDYVQKNLTDEELADWKRRQQIACIGGPPNICLDRLETWITSLAESQLQIRQQIKKLEELQQKVSYKGDPIIQHRPALEEKIVDLFRNLMKNAFVVERQPCMPMHPDRPLVIKTGVQFTTKVRLLVKFPELNYQLKIKVCIDKETGDVAAIRGARKFNILGTNTKVMNMEESNNGSLSAEFKHLTLREQRCGNGGRTNSDASLIVTEELHLVTFETEVYHQGLKIDLETHSLPVVVISNICQMPNAWASILWYNMLTNHPKNVNFFTKPPVGTWDQVAEVLSWQFSSTTKRGLTIEQLTTLAEKLLGPCVNYSGCQITWAKFCKENMAGKGFSFWVWLDNIIDLVKKYILALWNEGYIMGFISKERERAILSPKPPGTFLLRFSESSKEGGITFTWVEKDIGGKTQIQSVEPYTKQQLSSMSFADIIMGYKIMDATNILVSPLVYLYPDIPKEDAFGKYCRPEAAHEPEAGGDSMSITQPYLKTKFICVTPCPSVFMDLPDSELLGNGFPGTNSGNTSDLFLMSPRTLDSLDSLMPSDAEANQGPLDSITLNMDVASPM
- the stat3 gene encoding signal transducer and activator of transcription 3 isoform X4 codes for the protein MAQWNQLQQLETRYLEQLYHLYSDSFPMELRQFLAPWIESQDWAYAANKESHATLVFHNLLGEIDQQYSRFLQENNVLYQHNLRRIKQHLQSKYLEKPMEIARIVARCLWEEQRLLQNATTASQNGQAAHPTGTVVTEKQQILEHNLQDIRKRVQDMEQKMKMLENLQDDFDFNYKTLKSQGELSQDLNGNSQAAATRQKMAQLEQMLSALDQLRRQIVTEMGGLLTAMDYVQKNLTDEELADWKRRQQIACIGGPPNICLDRLETWITSLAESQLQIRQQIKKLEELQQKVSYKGDPIIQHRPALEEKIVDLFRNLMKNAFVVERQPCMPMHPDRPLVIKTGVQFTTKVRLLVKFPELNYQLKIKVCIDKETGDVAAIRGARKFNILGTNTKVMNMEESNNGSLSAEFKHLTLREQRCGNGGRTNSDASLIVTEELHLVTFETEVYHQGLKIDLETHSLPVVVISNICQMPNAWASILWYNMLTNHPKNVNFFTKPPVGTWDQVAEVLSWQFSSTTKRGLTIEQLTTLAEKLLGPCVNYSGCQITWAKFCKENMAGKGFSFWVWLDNIIDLVKKYILALWNEGYIMGFISKERERAILSPKPPGTFLLRFSESSKEGGITFTWVEKDIGGKTQIQSVEPYTKQQLSSMSFADIIMGYKIMDATNILVSPLVYLYPDIPKEDAFGKYCRPEAAHEPEAGGDSMSITQPYLKTKFICVTPTNSGNTSDLFLMSPRTLDSLDSLMPSDAEANQGPLDSITLNMDVASPM